One genomic window of Arachis stenosperma cultivar V10309 chromosome 10, arast.V10309.gnm1.PFL2, whole genome shotgun sequence includes the following:
- the LOC130955828 gene encoding uncharacterized protein LOC130955828 encodes MDFPSSSSSSVNNNDIDTSDVTWRSSINIPLRFRTPLSLVLEYSGIMSSNPDVSSPAPAPVPAPGDGPSTTHLRPRSQLQSGSGSGSGSGGACSGTGEVQIRIIGTGDQDNNGVIGSVSSSSQLSRVSRSGHHECIMVNGRPWPPPNITDPETWHRLIQDPPVYETPASEVYELLGSGNRNVQQAVKWLEQLIPFSLLLLVVFIRQHLQGFFLTIYVSAVLLKSNEVVKEQTALKGDRKVSVLVGISVAFMLHVIAVYWFQNDDLLYPIAMLPPKETPLFWHAIFTVLINDTLVRQAAMAFKLLVLIFYKCRRGPSFRRQGQILTAVEYVLLLYRALLPTPVWYRFFLNHDYGSLFSSLTTGLYLTFKLTTLVEKIQNFFSALRLLSGRKVQYGVYATKEQVKSAGDMCAICQEKMRAPLLLHCKHLFCEECVSEWLERERTCPLCRANVKSADLLTYGDGSTSILCQLF; translated from the exons ATGgattttccttcttcttcttcttcatctgtAAATAATAACGATATAGATACCAGTGATGTGACTTGGCGTAGTAGCATCAACATCCCCTTAAGATTCCGCACTCCTCTTTCTCTTGTTCTCGAATATTCTGGCATCATGTCCTCAAACCCCGATGTTTCTTCTCCTGCACCTGCACCTGTACCTGCACCTGGAGATGGACCTTCAACAACTCATTTGCGCCCTAGGTCTCAGCTTCAATCTGGTTCTGGTTCTGGTTCTGGTTCTGGTGGAGCCTGCAGTGGGACTGGTGAAGTTCAAATTCGCATAATTGGTACTGGGGACCAAGACAACAATGGTGTGATTGGTTCGGTTTCCTCTTCTTCGCAGCTGAGTCGTGTGTCtcgatcgggccatcatgagtGTATTATGGTCAACGGACGGCCGTGGCCGCCGCCGAACATTACCGACCCTGAGACTTGGCACCGGCTGATTCAGGACCCGCCTGTGTACGAGACACCTGCGTCTGAGGTGTATGAGCTTCTTGGTAGTGGTAATAGGAATGTTCAGCAGGCTGTTAAGTGGCTGGAACAGCTTATCCCTTTCTCCCTCTTGCTGTTGGTGGTGTTCATTCGCCAGCATTTGCAAG GTTTCTTTCTCACAATTTATGTATCAGCTGTGCTGCTTAAATCAAATGAGGTGGTTAAGGAACAGACAGCTCTAAAG GGAGATCGGAAAGTCTCTGTTCTTGTTGGTATCTCAGTTGCCTTCATGCTCCACGTGATAGCCGTTTACTGGTTTCAAAATGATGATCTTTTATACCCAATTGCAATGCTTCCTCCAAAAGAAACACCGCTTTTCTGGCATGCAATATTCACCGTTTTGATCAATG ATACATTGGTGCGGCAAGCAGCAATGGCTTTCAAGCTTTTGGTGCTAATTTTCTACAAATGTCGCAGAGGCCCCAGCTTCCGTCGGCAG GGTCAAATCTTAACTGCAGTTGAGTACGTGTTGCTGTTGTATCGTGCCTTGCTGCCAACACCAGTTTGGTATCGGTTTTTCTTGAACCATGATTATGGAAGTCTCTTTTCATCACTGACCACAGGGTTGTATCTAACATTCAAACTAACGACTTTAGTTGAGAAG ATCCAAAACTTCTTTTCTGCCTTAAGACTATTATCGGGAAGGAAAGTCCAATATGGGGTTTATGCTACAAAGGAACAG GTAAAGTCTGCTGGTGACATGTGTGCTATATGCCAGGAGAAGATGCGAGCTCCGCTCTTGTTGCACTGTAAACACTTGTTCTGTGAGGAATGTGTGTCCGAATG GCTTGAGCGAGAAAGGACTTGCCCATTATGCAGAGCAAATGTAAAATCTGCTGATCTGCTCACCTATGGAGATGGTTCGACAAGTATTTTGTGTCAGTTGTTTTAA